Proteins encoded together in one Anopheles darlingi chromosome 3, idAnoDarlMG_H_01, whole genome shotgun sequence window:
- the LOC125954349 gene encoding phospholipase A2-like — protein MKLLYYFLLVLTAELQVRCTKHLYKNAETFDIDNELEQGDGDQGKSRANRTQERINLTVPGTKWCGPGNTASDYEDLGSNSEVDKCCREHDHCDNIPSGETKYGLKNDDYFTRLHCKCDRDFQQCLHRVNTTFSNKLGNFYFTVRDQCYKKQHPIVDCAEHTNKIFLRRCVRYVLDTSRSDTWQWFDLPFYDGNMLDGF, from the exons ATGAAGCTACTTTATTACTTCCTTCTAGTTCTAACCGCGGAGCTGCAGGTGAGATGTACCAAGCATTTGTACAAAAATGCCGAAACATTCGACATCGACAACGAGCTAGAGCAAGGAGACGGTGACCAGGGCAAGTCACGAGCTAACCGTACCCAGGAGAGAATAAATCTCACTGTACCAG GTACCAAGTGGTGTGGACCCGGTAATACGGCTAGCGATTACGAAGATCTGGGTTCCAACTCCGAGGTAGACAAGTGTTGCCGTGAGCACGACCATTGCGATAACATACCCTCTGGTGAGACAAAGTATGGCCTCAAAAATGATGACTACTTCACAAG GCTACACTGCAAGTGTGATCGTGACTTTCAGCAGTGTTTACACCGCGTGAACACGACGTTCTCCAACAAACTGGGTAATTTCTACTTCACCGTTCGCGATCAGTGCTACAAGAAGCAGCATCCGATAGTGGACTGCGCGGAACATACCAACAA AATCTTCCTGCGTCGGTGTGTACGATACGTTCTCGATACCTCACGCTCGGACACGTGGCAGTGGTTCGATCTGCCGTTCTACGATGGCAACATGCTGGATGGCTTCTGA
- the LOC125954333 gene encoding aquaporin-11 — MATIEQLGYSAFFIALTCIFASVARKLNERLSKDGLVKELFFEAIAAAELCGCCFELIIVADNFGVATYAVFLFALTIWWGRCWGSATACPYTYMEQIVEGEVSLKEAALKIWAQLMGGCAIFRYVQLYWWLELAETHQGRAFEDCKADLQVNLYLGAFIEGFATLCCRLASKVISEKDAKFGAFIDSFIGTSLVVAAFNLSGGYFNPVLATALKWGCAGNSALEHIIVYWIGSCVGAILSVPLFKTATFRDLFLTAKSKSD, encoded by the exons ATGGCGACCATCGAACAGCTAGGCTACAGTGCCTTTTTCATCGCGCTGACCTGCATTTTTGCATCCGTCGCGCGTAAACTAAACGAACGTTTGTCGAAGGATGGACTAGTGAAAGAACTGTTCTTCGAGGCGATAGCGGCCGCCGAATTGTGCGGATGTTGTTTCGAGCTGATCATCG TGGCGGACAACTTTGGTGTCGCAACGTATGCCGTGTTCCTGTTCGCGCTCACCATCTGGTGGGGCCGTTGCTGGGGATCGGCCACCGCCTGTCCCTACACCTATATGGAACAAATTGTCGAAG GTGAGGTGAGCCTCAAGGAAGCGGCGCTGAAAATCTGGGCTCAGCTGATGGGCGGCTGCGCTATATTCCGCTACGTCCAGCTGTACTGGTGGCTGGAACTAGCAGAAACTCACCAGGGACGTGCGTTTGAAGATTGCAAAGCTGATCTACAG GTCAATCTCTACTTGGGAGCGTTTATCGAAGGTTTTGCGACGCTCTGCTGTCGGCTCGCTTCGAAGGTGATCTCGGAGAAGGATGCCAAGTTCGGGGCGTTCATTGACTCCTTCATCGGTACCAGCCTGGTCGTTGCCG CTTTCAACCTGTCGGGCGGTTACTTCAACCCCGTGCTGGCCACCGCCCTGAAGTGGGGCTGTGCGGGTAATTCAGCCCTCGAGCACATCATTGTGTATTGGATTGGATCGTGCGTTGGTGCCATTCTGTCCGTGCCCCTGTTTAAGACCGCCACCTTCCGTGATCTCTTCCTGACGGCCAAGTCCAAGTCCGACTAA
- the LOC125954273 gene encoding sulfite oxidase isoform X1 produces MFLRQIFRQHSRLHTGSYQRAAYTGGYHTGKAGEQTVGRKSDSQGGGHQSSGDDSKGDNLLSTTAVIFGGSLLTYLITEKIKKDATKIYAKEPASLVDQVRKLHDTRRPDLPEYTMDEIGKHNSASSGIWVTYGIGVYDITTFVPKHPGSDKVMLAAGGAIDPFWHIFQQHNTQEVLTLLETYRIGNLRPDEAIGTKDLHDPWSAEPKRHPILKAATAKPFNAEPPASVLVDSFLTPNEFFYVRNHLPVPEVDIKSYELELDNEKTGKAKTLRFGDLLRFPKHTVTATIMCGGNRRSEMMEIKPIKGLPWGASAVGNAEWSGARLRDVLLAAGVRDGEEEGHVQFEGLDTDPTSTPYGASIPLAKAMDPRGDVLLAYEMNGQPLNRDHGFPVRVIVPGVVGSRNVKWLGRIVVSRDESGSHWQQNDYKSFSPSTDWDTVDFKSAPAIQNMPITSAICVPANGETLAAATKDGFVTVKGYAWSGGGSEIIRVDLTADGGKTWIVANLDESEQGTGPGRHWSWTLWTAQIPVRPGQKGPIEIWSKAVDSNYNTQPETFSNIWNLRGVVGNAYSRVKVNLK; encoded by the exons ATGTTCCTGAGGCAGATTTTTCGCCAGCATAG CAGGCTGCATACAGGTTCCTATCAGCGGGCAGCATACACCGGCGGCTATCATACCGGCAAAGCAGGAGAGCAAACAGTTGGCCGCAAATCGGATTCACAAGGAGGGGGTCATCAATCAAGCGGTGATGATTCGAAAGGCGATAATTTGTTGTCTACGACAGCCGTCATCTTCGGTGGATCATTGCTGACGTATCTGATAACGGAGAAGATAA AGAAAGATGCGACGAAGATTTATGCGAAGGAACCGGCATCGCTCGTCGACCAGGTCCGCAAGCTGCACGATACCCGGCGCCCCGATTTACCCGAGTACACGATGGATGAGATCGGGAAGCACAATTCAGCGTCCTCGGGCATCTGGGTAACGTACGGGATCGGCGTTTACGATATTACCACGTTCGTGCCGAAGCACCCGGGCAGCGATAAGGTAATGCTGGCCGCCGGCGGAGCGATCGATCCGTTCTGGCACATCttccagcagcacaacacgcAGGAAGTGTTGACACTGCTGGAAACGTATCGGATCGGAAACCTACGGCCCGACGAAGCCATCGGTACGAAGGACCTTCACGATCCGTGGTCGGCGGAACCGAAACGCCATCCCATCCTCAAGGCGGCCACAGCGAAACCATTCAATGCCGAACCGCCAGCATCGGTACTTGTCGATAGTTTCCTGACACCGAA CGAATTTTTCTACGTCCGCAATCATCTGCCCGTACCGGAGGTGGACATAAAGAGCTACGAACTGGAGCTGGACAATGAAAAGACGGGAAAAGCCAAAACACTGCGCTTCGGTGATCTGCTCCGGTTCCCAAAGCACACCGTCACGGCAACGATCATGTGTGGTGGTAATCGGCGCAGCGAAATGATGGAAATCAAACCGATCAAAGGGCTACCGTGGGGAGCATCAGCCGTTGGCAATGCTGAATGGAGTGGTGCCCGGCTACGGgatgtgctgctggcggccggTGTACGCGATGGTGAAGAGGAAGGACACGTGCAATTCGAGGGGCTCGATACCGATCCAACTAGCACACCGTACGGTGCCTCAATACCGTTGGCCAAAGCGATGGATCCACGCGGGGATGTACTGCTGGCGTACGAAATGAACGGTCAACCGTTAAACCGTGACCATGGATTCCCGGTGCGAGTGATCGTGCCGGGTGTGGTTGGATCGCGGAACGTGAAATGGTTGGGACGGATTGTGGTTTCGCGCGATGAGAGCGGTTCCCATTGGCAGCAGAATGATTACAAATCGTTTAGCCCTAGTACGGATTGGGATACGGTGGATTTTAAATCGGCACCCGCCATCCAAAACATGCCGATCACATCGGCCATCTGTGTGCCAGCGAATGGTGAAACGCTAGCGGCGGCCACTAAGGATGGGTTCGTGACGGTGAAAGGTTATGCGTGGTCTGGCGGTGGTTCTGAGATCATTCGGGTCGATCTGACAGCGGATGGCGGTAAAACATGGATCGTGGCCAACTTGGATGAATCTGAGCAAGGTACCGGTCCAGGCCGGCACTGGTCATGGACGCTCTGGACTGCCCAGATCCCCGTACGGCCGGGACAGAAGGGACCGATCGAAATTTGGTCCAAAGCGGTCGATTCCAACTACAACACGCAACCGGAAACCTTTTCCAACATCTGGAATCTGCGCGGTGTCGTTGGGAATGCCTACAGTCGAGTGAAGGTTAACCTTAAGTGA
- the LOC125954273 gene encoding sulfite oxidase isoform X2, with translation MFLRQIFRQHRLHTGSYQRAAYTGGYHTGKAGEQTVGRKSDSQGGGHQSSGDDSKGDNLLSTTAVIFGGSLLTYLITEKIKKDATKIYAKEPASLVDQVRKLHDTRRPDLPEYTMDEIGKHNSASSGIWVTYGIGVYDITTFVPKHPGSDKVMLAAGGAIDPFWHIFQQHNTQEVLTLLETYRIGNLRPDEAIGTKDLHDPWSAEPKRHPILKAATAKPFNAEPPASVLVDSFLTPNEFFYVRNHLPVPEVDIKSYELELDNEKTGKAKTLRFGDLLRFPKHTVTATIMCGGNRRSEMMEIKPIKGLPWGASAVGNAEWSGARLRDVLLAAGVRDGEEEGHVQFEGLDTDPTSTPYGASIPLAKAMDPRGDVLLAYEMNGQPLNRDHGFPVRVIVPGVVGSRNVKWLGRIVVSRDESGSHWQQNDYKSFSPSTDWDTVDFKSAPAIQNMPITSAICVPANGETLAAATKDGFVTVKGYAWSGGGSEIIRVDLTADGGKTWIVANLDESEQGTGPGRHWSWTLWTAQIPVRPGQKGPIEIWSKAVDSNYNTQPETFSNIWNLRGVVGNAYSRVKVNLK, from the exons ATGTTCCTGAGGCAGATTTTTCGCCAGCATAG GCTGCATACAGGTTCCTATCAGCGGGCAGCATACACCGGCGGCTATCATACCGGCAAAGCAGGAGAGCAAACAGTTGGCCGCAAATCGGATTCACAAGGAGGGGGTCATCAATCAAGCGGTGATGATTCGAAAGGCGATAATTTGTTGTCTACGACAGCCGTCATCTTCGGTGGATCATTGCTGACGTATCTGATAACGGAGAAGATAA AGAAAGATGCGACGAAGATTTATGCGAAGGAACCGGCATCGCTCGTCGACCAGGTCCGCAAGCTGCACGATACCCGGCGCCCCGATTTACCCGAGTACACGATGGATGAGATCGGGAAGCACAATTCAGCGTCCTCGGGCATCTGGGTAACGTACGGGATCGGCGTTTACGATATTACCACGTTCGTGCCGAAGCACCCGGGCAGCGATAAGGTAATGCTGGCCGCCGGCGGAGCGATCGATCCGTTCTGGCACATCttccagcagcacaacacgcAGGAAGTGTTGACACTGCTGGAAACGTATCGGATCGGAAACCTACGGCCCGACGAAGCCATCGGTACGAAGGACCTTCACGATCCGTGGTCGGCGGAACCGAAACGCCATCCCATCCTCAAGGCGGCCACAGCGAAACCATTCAATGCCGAACCGCCAGCATCGGTACTTGTCGATAGTTTCCTGACACCGAA CGAATTTTTCTACGTCCGCAATCATCTGCCCGTACCGGAGGTGGACATAAAGAGCTACGAACTGGAGCTGGACAATGAAAAGACGGGAAAAGCCAAAACACTGCGCTTCGGTGATCTGCTCCGGTTCCCAAAGCACACCGTCACGGCAACGATCATGTGTGGTGGTAATCGGCGCAGCGAAATGATGGAAATCAAACCGATCAAAGGGCTACCGTGGGGAGCATCAGCCGTTGGCAATGCTGAATGGAGTGGTGCCCGGCTACGGgatgtgctgctggcggccggTGTACGCGATGGTGAAGAGGAAGGACACGTGCAATTCGAGGGGCTCGATACCGATCCAACTAGCACACCGTACGGTGCCTCAATACCGTTGGCCAAAGCGATGGATCCACGCGGGGATGTACTGCTGGCGTACGAAATGAACGGTCAACCGTTAAACCGTGACCATGGATTCCCGGTGCGAGTGATCGTGCCGGGTGTGGTTGGATCGCGGAACGTGAAATGGTTGGGACGGATTGTGGTTTCGCGCGATGAGAGCGGTTCCCATTGGCAGCAGAATGATTACAAATCGTTTAGCCCTAGTACGGATTGGGATACGGTGGATTTTAAATCGGCACCCGCCATCCAAAACATGCCGATCACATCGGCCATCTGTGTGCCAGCGAATGGTGAAACGCTAGCGGCGGCCACTAAGGATGGGTTCGTGACGGTGAAAGGTTATGCGTGGTCTGGCGGTGGTTCTGAGATCATTCGGGTCGATCTGACAGCGGATGGCGGTAAAACATGGATCGTGGCCAACTTGGATGAATCTGAGCAAGGTACCGGTCCAGGCCGGCACTGGTCATGGACGCTCTGGACTGCCCAGATCCCCGTACGGCCGGGACAGAAGGGACCGATCGAAATTTGGTCCAAAGCGGTCGATTCCAACTACAACACGCAACCGGAAACCTTTTCCAACATCTGGAATCTGCGCGGTGTCGTTGGGAATGCCTACAGTCGAGTGAAGGTTAACCTTAAGTGA
- the LOC125954263 gene encoding heat shock 70 kDa protein cognate 5, whose product MREGKLLEVSTGWAAAVKGTVKRRQKERETGFSKQPWLHHNFQKTCVFRVSPPVCKMLKAAKYLSRTLVENRGLLQNGGALSNNVLARFKSEQVKGAVIGIDLGTTNSCVAVMEGKNPKVIENAEGARTTPSHVAFTKDGERLVGMPAKRQAVTNSANTFYATKRLIGRRFDDAEIKKDLANLSYKVVKASNGDAWVQGSDGKVYSPSQIGAFVLMKMKETAEAYLNTPIKNAVITVPAYFNDSQRQATKDAGQIAGLNVLRVINEPTAAALAYGMDKSEDKIIAVYDLGGGTFDVSILEIQKGVFEVKSTNGDTLLGGEDFDNHILDYLAQEFKKEQGIDIKKDAMAMQRLKEAAEKAKCELSSSVQTDINLPYLTMDASGPKHLNLKLTRAKLETLVGDLIKRTIAPCQKAMSDAEVKKSDIGEVLLVGGMSRMPKVQSLVQEVFGRQPSRAVNPDEAVAVGAAVQGGVLAGDVTDVLLLDVTPLSLGIETLGGVFTRLINRNTTIPTKKSQVFSTAADGQTQVEIKVHQGEREMANDNKMLGSFTLVGIPPAPRGVPQIEVVFDIDANGIVHVSARDKGTGKEQQIVIQSSGGLSKDEIENMVKNAEQYAQADKLKRDRIEAINQAEGIVHDTESKMEEFKDQLPKEECDKLREEIAKVREVLANKEEADPEEVRKTTSALQQSSLKLFEMAYKKMASEREGSSGSSSSTGSSSGSEEGEKKENKN is encoded by the exons ATGCGGGAAGGTAAACTTCTAGAAGTGTCCACGGGGTGGGCAGCAGCTGTCAAAGGCACCGTAAAAAGAcgtcagaaagagagagaaacaggaTTCTCCAAACAGCCGTGGTTGCATCATAACTTCCAGAAAACGtgcgtgttccgtgtttcACCGCCCGTTTGCAAAATGTTGAAAGCAGCCAAATATCTGTCCCGCACGCTCGTGGAAAACCGGGGATTGCTGCAGAAT GGAGGAGCCCTATCCAACAATGTGCTGGCCCGGTTCAA GTCGGAGCAGGTTAAGGGCGCCGTCATCGGTATCGATCTGGGAACCACAAACTCTTGCGTCGCCGTGATGGAGGGCAAAAATCCGAAAGTGATCGAAAATGCGGAAGGTGCGCGTACCACCCCGTCGCACGTGGCTTTCACGAAGGACGGTGAGCGATTGGTCGGTATGCCGGCGAAGCGCCAGGCCGTCACCAACTCGGCCAACACGTTCTACGCCACCAAACGGTTGATCGGCCGTCGGTTCGATGATGCTGAGATCAAGAAAGATCTAGCGAACCTCTCGTACAAGGTGGTGAAGGCCTCGAACGGGGACGCCTGGGTGCAGGGTAGCGATGGAAAGGTGTACTCACCCAGCCAGATCGGTGCGTTCgtgctgatgaagatgaaggaaaCGGCCGAAGCGTACCTGAACACACCGATTAAGAATGCCGTCATCACGGTACCGGCATACTTTAACGATTCGCAGCGTCAGGCCACGAAGGACGCCGGACAGATCGCCGGTCTGAACGTGCTGCGTGTGATTAACGAACCGACGGCGGCCGCTTTGGCTTACGGTATGGACAAGAGTGAAGACAAAATCATCGCCGTGTACGATCTGGGCGGTGGTACGTTCGATGTGTCGATCCTCGAAATCCAGAAGGGTGTGTTCGAGGTCAAGTCAACCAACGGTGACACTCTGCTCGGAGGCGAGGACTTCGATAACCACATCCTGGACTATCTGGCACAAGAGTTCAAGAAGGAGCAGGGCATCGACATTAAGAAGGATGCGATGGCCATGCAGCGGTTGAAGGAGGCCGCCGAGAAGGCCAAGTGCGAGCTGTCCTCCTCGGTGCAGACGGACATCAATCTGCCCTACCTGACGATGGACGCCTCGGGACCGAAGCATCTGAATCTGAAGTTGACGCGCGCCAAGCTCGAGACGCTGGTTGGCGATCTGATCAAGCGTACGATCGCACCGTGCCAGAAGGCAATGTCCGATGCGGAGGTAAAGAAATCGGACATCGgtgaggtgctgctggtcggtggtaTGTCCCGCATGCCGAAGGTACAATCCTTGGTGCAGGAAGTGTTCGGTCGCCAACCATCCCGGGCGGTCAATCCCGATGAAGCGGTTGCAGTGGGTGCTGCCGTACAGGGAGGTGTGCTGGCGGGTGATGTTACCGATGTGTTGCTGCTCGACGTTACGCCCCTGTCGCTTGGTATCGAAACCCTTGGTGGTGTGTTTACGCGTCTTATCAACCGCAACACCACGATTCCGACGAAGAAATCTCAAGTTTTCTCGACTGCCGCCGATGGTCAGACGCAGGTGGAAATCAAGGTACACCAGGGCGAACGTGAGATGGCTAATGACAACAAAATGCTCGGCTCGTTCACACTCGTCGGTattccaccggcaccgcgcgGTGTACCACAGATCGAGGTTGTGTTCGATATTGACGCCAACGGCATCGTGCATGTGTCTGCACGTGACAAGGGAACTGGCAAGGAACAGCAAA TTGTCATCCAGTCGTCTGGTGGACTGAGCAAGGATGAGATCGAAAACATGGTTAAGAACGCCGAACAGTACGCACAGGCCGACAAGCTGAAGAGGGATCGCATCGAAGCGATCAACCAGGCAGAAGGCATCGTGCACGATACCGAGAGCAAGATGGAGGAGTTCAAAGATCAGCTACCAAAGGAAGAG TGCGATAAGCTACGAGAAGAGATCGCGAAGGTGCGGGAAGTTCTTGCCAACAAGGAGGAAGCCGATCCGGAGGAAGTCCGCAAAACGACCAGTGCCCTGCAGCAGTCATCCTTGAAGCTGTTCGAGATGGCGTACAAAAAG ATGGCTTCCGAGCGGGAGggtagcagcggtagcagcagcagcaccggcagcagtagcggatCGGAAGAgggcgagaagaaggagaacaaAAACTAA